A genomic window from Archaeoglobus profundus DSM 5631 includes:
- a CDS encoding beta-CASP ribonuclease aCPSF1: MMDKIKEIKQKVIESLPKKVKVKDVEFEGPFLVVYVKNPQELANADIVKKLAKDLRKRIIIRADPKSLKPKEEAEKIIRQIVPEDAKITSIFFDEEYCEVIIEAEKPGVVIGKGGSTFRKILKETGWSPRVVRTPPLKSKTIESIRSYLLSVREERKEILKRIGESINRPILHADKWVRVTFLGGAREVGRSCYLLQTPNSKILVECGINVSGNQPPYLYIPEIQPLDSIDAVVITHAHLDHCGLVPVLFKYGYRGPVYLTPPTRDLMVLLQLDFIEVASREGTTIPYESHWIRTALKHCITLDYGVVTDIAPDVRLTFYNAGHILGSAIAHFHIGEGLYNIAFTGDFKFERTRLFDKAETNFPRLEALIMEATYGGSQDFQPSRKEAEENLIRIVNETISKGGKVLIPAFAVGRSQEVMIVLEEAIRTKKIDEVPVYIDGMIYEATAIHTAYPEYLNAHLRDLIFHQGINPFISESFVRVDSPSKRQEVIDSSEPCVIISTSGMLNGGPVMEYFRALAGDEKNTIVFVGYQAEGTLGRRIQKGWKEVPFTVDGRREVVKVNMRVETVDGFSGHSDRRQLMNYVKALSDKPEKIITVHGEESKCIDLASSIYKTYKIETRAPMNLETIRFI, encoded by the coding sequence ATGATGGACAAGATTAAGGAGATAAAGCAAAAGGTAATAGAGTCTCTGCCCAAGAAAGTTAAGGTAAAGGATGTAGAATTTGAAGGCCCATTTCTAGTAGTTTATGTCAAAAATCCACAAGAGCTTGCTAACGCCGATATCGTAAAAAAGCTGGCAAAGGATTTGAGGAAGAGAATCATCATAAGAGCCGATCCCAAGAGCTTAAAGCCTAAGGAGGAAGCTGAAAAGATAATCAGACAGATTGTACCGGAGGATGCCAAGATTACGAGCATATTCTTTGATGAAGAGTACTGTGAAGTTATAATAGAGGCTGAGAAGCCGGGTGTAGTCATTGGTAAGGGTGGTTCGACATTTAGAAAGATTCTAAAGGAGACGGGCTGGAGTCCTAGAGTAGTTAGAACTCCGCCATTAAAATCTAAAACAATAGAAAGCATAAGGAGCTATCTTTTAAGCGTCAGAGAAGAAAGAAAGGAAATTCTGAAGAGAATAGGAGAGAGCATAAACCGTCCAATCTTACATGCAGATAAGTGGGTAAGAGTGACGTTCTTGGGGGGAGCGAGGGAAGTAGGTAGGAGTTGCTACCTCCTGCAAACTCCAAATAGCAAGATACTGGTTGAATGTGGAATAAACGTCAGTGGAAACCAACCTCCCTACCTCTACATCCCAGAAATCCAGCCGTTAGACAGCATAGATGCCGTTGTAATTACACATGCACACCTCGACCATTGCGGTCTAGTTCCAGTCTTGTTCAAGTACGGCTACAGAGGCCCAGTTTACCTAACACCACCTACCCGAGATCTTATGGTTCTGTTGCAACTCGACTTCATAGAAGTTGCGAGCAGAGAAGGGACTACAATACCTTACGAGTCTCACTGGATAAGAACGGCCTTAAAGCACTGTATAACGCTTGATTATGGTGTCGTAACGGACATAGCACCCGACGTCAGACTGACATTCTACAACGCTGGACACATCTTAGGTTCAGCAATAGCCCATTTCCACATAGGTGAGGGACTGTACAACATAGCATTCACAGGAGACTTCAAATTTGAGAGGACTAGGCTATTCGATAAAGCAGAGACAAACTTCCCAAGGCTTGAAGCTCTTATAATGGAGGCAACATACGGAGGCAGCCAAGACTTCCAACCTTCGAGAAAGGAGGCTGAAGAGAATTTAATCAGGATTGTTAACGAGACAATAAGTAAGGGTGGTAAGGTTCTCATCCCAGCCTTTGCAGTTGGTAGGAGTCAGGAAGTAATGATAGTTCTTGAAGAGGCTATAAGAACGAAGAAGATAGATGAAGTTCCAGTCTACATCGATGGAATGATATACGAGGCTACAGCTATCCATACAGCCTATCCAGAATATCTAAACGCACATCTGAGGGATTTGATATTCCATCAGGGTATAAATCCATTTATAAGCGAGAGCTTCGTGAGAGTTGATTCTCCTTCGAAGAGGCAGGAAGTCATCGACTCATCGGAGCCTTGCGTGATAATCTCCACATCAGGTATGCTCAACGGAGGTCCAGTCATGGAATACTTTAGGGCTCTGGCTGGTGATGAAAAGAACACTATCGTGTTTGTCGGTTATCAGGCTGAGGGAACTTTGGGTAGGAGGATTCAGAAGGGTTGGAAAGAAGTGCCTTTCACGGTCGATGGAAGGAGAGAGGTAGTCAAGGTGAACATGCGAGTTGAAACTGTTGATGGTTTCTCTGGACACTCAGACAGAAGGCAGCTAATGAACTACGTCAAAGCGCTGAGCGATAAGCCTGAAAAGATAATTACCGTGCACGGTGAAGAAAGTAAATGCATAGACTTGGCATCGAGCATCTACAAGACATACAAGATCGAAACTAGAGCTCCGATGAACTTGGAAACTATAAGGTTCATCTGA
- the psmB gene encoding archaeal proteasome endopeptidase complex subunit beta has product MLGEIQDKVYKGTTTVGLVCKDGVVLATEKRATMGNFIASRRAKKIYRIADRVAMTTAGAVGDAQFLARLISVEIKLYEIRKEEKPTVKAIATLLSNILNSVRWFPYFVQLLVGGVDKRGPSIYSIDLLGGAIEEIDIVATGSGSPTAYGVLEDRYTPEITVDDGVELAVRAIYSAMRRDSASGDGIDVVKITKDGYFELSKEEVDKILSSLRRA; this is encoded by the coding sequence ATGTTAGGGGAAATACAGGATAAGGTGTATAAAGGAACAACTACGGTCGGACTAGTCTGCAAAGACGGAGTAGTACTTGCCACAGAGAAGAGAGCTACTATGGGCAATTTCATAGCGAGTAGGAGAGCTAAGAAGATTTACAGGATTGCAGACAGGGTTGCAATGACAACTGCTGGTGCTGTTGGTGATGCGCAGTTCCTAGCTAGACTGATATCCGTTGAGATAAAGCTCTACGAGATCAGGAAAGAGGAGAAACCTACTGTTAAGGCCATAGCTACACTACTATCCAACATACTGAACTCCGTTAGATGGTTCCCGTATTTCGTACAACTTCTAGTTGGTGGTGTAGACAAGAGAGGACCGAGCATATATTCAATAGACCTCCTGGGTGGCGCTATTGAGGAAATAGACATTGTGGCAACCGGTTCGGGAAGTCCAACAGCTTACGGTGTCCTTGAAGACAGGTACACGCCAGAAATAACCGTGGATGACGGAGTCGAACTAGCTGTAAGAGCAATATACTCCGCAATGAGGAGAGACTCTGCATCAGGCGACGGTATAGATGTAGTTAAGATAACAAAAGATGGTTACTTCGAACTCAGCAAAGAAGAGGTCGATAAGATACTGAGCAGCTTGAGAAGAGCATGA